Proteins found in one bacterium genomic segment:
- a CDS encoding rhomboid family intramembrane serine protease, which produces MIPLGDVSRRPLRFPILTLMLILANGLVFFLELANGETFVNTWALVPADFLAGRHWITVLTSTFLHGSWSHILGNMLFLWVFGPEIEDAMNPGRYLVFYIAGGVVANLAQIALAPASTVPTLGASGAIAAVMGAFLITYPRDRIRTVLLIGFFFTVTFVPAFLLIGLWFLLQLISVGAVTSAQSGAGGVAYAAHVGGILFGAITARLFEDPARVAAEYNK; this is translated from the coding sequence TGTTAATCCTCGCCAACGGCCTCGTCTTCTTCCTCGAACTGGCCAACGGTGAAACCTTCGTGAACACGTGGGCCCTTGTCCCCGCGGACTTCCTCGCCGGCCGCCACTGGATCACCGTGCTGACGTCGACGTTCCTCCACGGCAGCTGGTCTCACATCCTCGGCAACATGCTGTTTCTGTGGGTGTTCGGCCCGGAAATCGAAGACGCGATGAACCCAGGGCGGTACCTGGTGTTCTACATCGCCGGCGGGGTGGTCGCAAACCTGGCCCAGATCGCGCTCGCACCGGCCTCGACCGTGCCGACGCTCGGCGCGAGCGGCGCGATCGCCGCGGTCATGGGGGCGTTTCTGATCACGTACCCGCGCGACCGGATTCGCACGGTGCTGCTGATCGGGTTCTTCTTCACCGTCACCTTCGTCCCGGCGTTTCTGTTGATCGGCCTGTGGTTTCTCTTGCAGCTCATCAGCGTCGGCGCCGTGACAAGCGCGCAAAGCGGCGCGGGCGGGGTGGCCTACGCGGCGCACGTCGGCGGCATCCTGTTCGGCGCGATCACCGCGCGCCTATTCGAGGACCCGGCCCGGGTGGCCGCCGAGTACAACAAGTGA